A part of Methanobrevibacter oralis genomic DNA contains:
- the cfbA gene encoding sirohydrochlorin nickelochelatase has translation MDTSSKSLNNAAVILVSHGSSLPYAEVTFSEIKDKFYKATGIPTEVGYMKVAEPSISGAVENLKEEVDDLQKIIALPVFLAPGIHTNIDIPTLLGLDALESDPRCPDGNYPPDHYLSTSDDVDFTGEIELLSPIGPVDELLEVIDKRINEALSKSKLNGDAKTGVLLVSHGSRLNYNKEFITAVHDKFTKTTEYPSNFGFMELVEPNIPTSIDKLISENKIDRLVVVPVFIAPGVHTTSDIPTILGLKEADEHSHLHSHSHSHSHEHGHHHDLTSIDFDGEILYPEPIGSDDILIDILVKMVSEKI, from the coding sequence ATGGATACAAGTTCAAAGTCATTAAATAATGCTGCTGTAATCTTAGTTAGTCATGGAAGTAGTTTACCATATGCTGAAGTCACTTTTTCAGAAATTAAAGATAAATTTTATAAGGCTACTGGAATTCCAACTGAAGTAGGTTATATGAAGGTAGCTGAACCTTCTATTTCTGGAGCGGTTGAAAATTTAAAAGAGGAAGTTGATGATTTACAAAAAATCATAGCTTTACCTGTTTTTTTAGCTCCAGGAATTCATACAAATATTGATATTCCAACTCTTTTAGGTTTAGATGCTTTAGAGAGTGATCCAAGATGTCCTGATGGAAATTATCCTCCAGACCATTATTTATCAACATCTGATGATGTTGATTTTACAGGGGAAATTGAATTATTAAGTCCAATTGGACCTGTAGATGAACTTTTAGAAGTTATTGATAAAAGGATTAATGAAGCATTATCTAAATCTAAATTAAATGGAGATGCCAAAACTGGTGTATTGCTTGTATCTCATGGTTCTAGATTAAATTATAATAAAGAATTTATTACAGCAGTTCATGATAAATTCACTAAAACAACAGAATATCCTAGTAATTTTGGATTTATGGAACTTGTTGAGCCTAATATTCCAACATCTATTGACAAATTAATTTCTGAAAATAAAATTGATAGATTAGTCGTTGTTCCAGTTTTCATTGCTCCAGGTGTTCACACAACTTCTGATATTCCAACAATTTTAGGATTAAAAGAAGCAGATGAACATTCTCATTTACACTCCCACAGTCATTCTCATAGTCATGAACATGGTCATCATCATGATTTAACAAGTATTGACTTTGATGGAGAAATTTTATATCCAGAACCAATTGGTTCAGATGATATTTTAATAGACATTTTAGTAAAAATGGTTAGTGAAAAAATTTAA
- the thiL gene encoding thiamine-phosphate kinase — MTLNVSDIGEKELIKYIVSNCSTIIPDDAAISKFNNTNLISTTDLLIQSRHFPENMSYFEMGFKAVSVNVSDLAAMGSKPHAFLLAIAIPKDFAVDYFKEMVDGVLDACNFYNIPLIGGDTNEASEIIISGTALGLCDAPLRLDAYNKGDLIAITGNIGFAALGFNLKSHNNIYTNKALKPIARINEGIKIKEAGATSATDITDGLASELYTMKKEGFGFRIYEEMLEISEEYKNIASELGLNYLDLILNIGEDFELLFTISKENIEKLDIDYKVIGEVTSTDTVEIVLSNGFIDEIKNKGYEHYVSE, encoded by the coding sequence ATGACATTAAATGTCTCAGATATTGGTGAGAAAGAATTAATTAAATATATTGTTTCTAATTGTTCTACTATAATTCCAGATGATGCAGCTATTAGTAAATTTAATAATACAAATTTAATATCTACTACTGATTTATTAATTCAATCTAGACATTTTCCAGAAAACATGTCTTATTTTGAGATGGGGTTTAAAGCAGTAAGTGTTAATGTAAGTGACCTTGCTGCAATGGGTTCCAAACCTCATGCTTTTTTATTAGCTATTGCCATTCCAAAAGATTTTGCCGTTGATTACTTTAAAGAGATGGTTGATGGTGTTTTGGATGCATGTAATTTTTATAATATTCCTTTAATTGGAGGAGATACTAATGAAGCATCTGAGATAATAATATCAGGAACAGCTTTGGGTTTATGTGATGCTCCTTTAAGATTAGATGCTTATAATAAAGGAGATTTAATAGCTATTACAGGGAATATTGGATTTGCTGCTCTTGGTTTTAATTTAAAAAGCCATAATAATATTTATACAAATAAAGCTTTAAAACCAATCGCTAGAATAAATGAAGGCATTAAAATAAAAGAAGCTGGTGCAACTTCAGCTACGGATATTACAGATGGACTAGCTAGTGAACTTTATACGATGAAAAAAGAGGGTTTTGGATTTAGAATTTATGAAGAAATGCTTGAAATTTCAGAAGAGTATAAAAATATTGCAAGTGAGCTTGGTTTAAATTATTTAGACTTAATTTTGAATATTGGAGAAGATTTTGAATTGCTTTTTACAATATCAAAAGAAAACATTGAAAAACTAGACATTGATTATAAGGTTATAGGTGAGGTTACATCAACTGATACAGTTGAAATAGTACTTTCTAATGGTTTTATTGATGAAATAAAAAATAAAGGTTATGAACACTATGTTAGTGAGTAA
- the cfbA gene encoding sirohydrochlorin nickelochelatase, which yields MSNKKTGILLLSHGSRLDDGEEVIKAYRDMYREEFSDAIVEYGFMEIRKPGIQETIKKLTTENDLDKIIVVPVFVAHGLHTKKDIPELLGIESDFNEETKFVHHHHHDHGHHHHHHDHDEEKVNFDGEIILTDPLGIDTRLYGIIKDRVFDYL from the coding sequence ATGTCAAATAAAAAAACAGGAATTTTACTTTTAAGCCATGGTTCTAGATTAGATGATGGAGAAGAAGTAATTAAAGCTTATAGGGATATGTATAGGGAAGAATTCTCTGATGCTATTGTCGAATATGGGTTTATGGAAATTAGAAAACCAGGGATTCAAGAAACTATTAAAAAATTAACTACTGAAAATGATTTAGATAAAATAATTGTTGTACCAGTCTTTGTTGCTCATGGTCTTCATACAAAAAAGGATATTCCAGAATTACTTGGAATTGAAAGTGATTTTAATGAAGAAACAAAATTTGTCCATCACCATCATCATGATCATGGACATCATCATCACCATCATGATCATGATGAGGAAAAGGTTAATTTTGATGGTGAAATAATTTTAACTGACCCCTTAGGAATTGATACTCGTTTATATGGGATTATTAAAGATAGAGTTTTTGATTATTTATAA
- a CDS encoding Zn-ribbon domain-containing OB-fold protein, producing MSDTVRTWRHIQQRYNIIGSKCTTCGELFFPSRVVCPNCRRKGNLEAFQFSGKGKIHTFSVIRSPSDDFKKIAPYAVAVIELEEGAKLTSQLVDTDVDNIEIGDDVEMVFRKIREDGEDGVISYGYKFKVIK from the coding sequence ATGTCAGATACTGTAAGAACATGGCGTCATATACAACAAAGGTATAATATTATAGGTTCAAAATGTACAACTTGTGGGGAATTATTTTTCCCATCTCGTGTCGTTTGTCCAAATTGTAGAAGAAAAGGAAATCTTGAAGCATTTCAATTTAGTGGAAAAGGTAAAATACACACTTTTTCTGTAATTAGATCCCCATCTGATGATTTTAAAAAAATAGCTCCTTATGCTGTTGCTGTTATTGAACTTGAAGAAGGTGCTAAATTAACTTCACAATTAGTAGATACAGATGTTGATAATATTGAAATTGGTGACGATGTAGAAATGGTATTTAGAAAAATTAGAGAAGACGGAGAAGATGGAGTTATCTCTTATGGATACAAGTTCAAAGTCATTAAATAA